From one Callithrix jacchus isolate 240 chromosome 2, calJac240_pri, whole genome shotgun sequence genomic stretch:
- the LOC144579899 gene encoding uncharacterized protein LOC144579899 has translation MWDEGQREAPTRNCPGRADGTDQVTRRPRPETPRRPPPPSVRSVPRPRLRRRPHHSSPSVSQVDLGSRVRSRLTPTLPLAPPPAPSPPPPPHARYARRENVTSGAFGSLRAEVRRGVGRRPDAREQREGGGIQAEVGALGSPVEAGVS, from the coding sequence ATGTGGGACGAAGGGCAGCGGGAGGCACCAACGCGCAACTGCCCCGGCCGCGCGGACGGCACGGACCAAGTGACCCGCCGCCCCCGGCCCGAGACGCCCCGCCGCCCTCCGCCCCCGTCCGTCCGCTCCGTACCTCGCCCGCGGCTCCGCCGGCGTCCACACCACAGCTCGCCCAGCGTCTCTCAGGTAGATCTGGGTTCCCGGGTCCGCTCCCGCCTCACACCCACCCTCCCGCTCGCCCCGCCCCCGGCACCGTCGCCGCCACCGCCACCGCACGCACGTTACGCACGGCGCGAAAACGTCACTTCCGGTGCCTTCGGCTCGTTACGGGCGGAAGTGCGGCGCGGAGTGGGACGCCGCCCTGACGCCCGCGAACAAAGAGAAGGGGGCGGCATCCAGGCTGAAGTTGGGGCGTTGGGGAGCCCCGTAGAAGCCGGCGTTTCCTAG